Part of the Stackebrandtia endophytica genome is shown below.
ACGTCGGCATCACCCACCGGTTCATAACGAACCGGACGCCGCAACTCCCCCTCCGCCGCCTCGGCCACCTCCCGCAGCGACAGCGACCGCGGTCCGGTCGGGGTGTAGATCCGGCCGTCATGTCGGGAGGTCTCATCGAGAAGCACCGCCGCCGCACACTCGGCGATGTCACGTGCGTCGATCATCCCGACACGGCCGTCGGCCAGGTTCAATCGCACCACTCCGTGTTCGGCGATGTCTCCCGCCTCGTTGAACAGGTTCTGCATGAACCAGTGCGGACGCAGGATCGTCCAGCGCAGTCCGCTGACCTCCAGTTCATGGTCCGACAACGCGTGCAACCGACCGCTACGGGTGGGGGCGTCGACGGCGGCACCCACCGCCGACAGCCGGACCACACGTTCCACACCGGACTGTCGAGCCGCCCAGATCGCGTTCATGCTGTGCTCGGGGGACCGTGGATCGTTCGGCGTCAGCAACCAGAGATCATCGACACCGTCGAAGGCGGCGGGCAGCGACCGCGGGTCCCCCAGGTCAGCGACGACGGCGTCGACACCACGCCGCTGCAACGGTTCCGCCTTGGCCGGATCCCTGACGAGTGCCCGCAGCCGAATGCCTCGGCCCGACAACTGGTCGAGCAACGCACCGGACACGGTTCCGGTGGCTCCGGTGATCAACAGATTACGAGGTGCCAATGGTCTGCCTGCTTTCTTGAGACGCGGAATGGTCGAGCGGCCGCTTGGGGCGCGCCGACACGGTGAACTGAGCGGCGGCGATCGAGGTCAACGCCAGTGCGAAACCGACACCCTGCGAGAGGGTGAGGGATTGACCGAGTACCGCCCACCCCAGAACGGTCGCCACCACCGGTGACAACAATGGAAGAAACGACAGGGCACCGACGGGTAGTCGGCCGATGCCCTGAAACCACAGCGAATACGCCACGGCGGTACCGATGACGGCCAGCCACGCGTATCCGGCGACGGCGGTGGCGTCGAGCGCGGGCGGAAGCCCTTCGACGGCCAACGCGACCGGAGCGATGATCAGGCCGCCCCCGGTCAACTGCCAACCGGTGAACGTTGGAACGCCCACACCGGGCGGCCGTCCCCATCGTTTGGTGAGGACGATCCCGGTCGCCATCAACGTGGTTCCGAGGAGCCCCGCGGCGATACCGATGGGATCGAATACCGCAGACCCGTTCAACACGATCAAGCCCACGCCGACCACACCGGCCGCACCCCATCCGACGCGCCACCAACTGGGCCGCTCCGCCAACAACAGGAATGCGATACCGACCACCAGCAACGGCTGCACCGCGCCCAGCGTGGCGGCCACTCCGCCGGGCAACCGGTAGGCGGCGACGAACAACAGCACGTTGAACGCGCCTATGTTGAGAGTGCCCAGCACGATCGACCGCCACCACCACACCCCGGTGGGCAGGCTTCTGGTCAGCAACAGCAACAACAGGCCGGCCGGCAGCACCCGGATCGTGCCCGACAACAGGGGGATGTCCGCGGGCAGCATCTCGGTGGTCACCAGGTAGGTCGTGCCCCAGCTGATCGGTGCGATAGCGGCCAGGCCGGTGAAGCCCCACAGCCGCACCGCCGAATCGGTTCCGGTCGGGATCGTCACCGGGCCTCCCCGCCGCAACAAACAGCCACAACGGAGCGTTGGCCGGTGGAGTCGGTGCGGGAATCCCGCCGCACCTCGGAAATCACGGAACATGTCACCCCGTTAGCCTGCACCGGCGGAACTGATGAGTCCAACACATGTTTGTCACGTCATCAATCGTGATGCACGATTGATCCATGGAGCTTCACCAGATGCGCTACGTCCTCGCCGTCGCCGAGCTGCGCAACTTCACCCGCGCCGCCGAACGCTGCCACGTCGTGCAATCGGCGTTGAGCCATCAGATCGCCCGCCTGGAACGCGAACTGGGGACCAGACTCTTCGAACGCACCAGCCGCCGCGTCCGCCTGACACCCGCCGGTGAGGCGTTCCTACCCGCCGCCCGGCAGTGCCTCGACGCGGCCGAACGAGCCGCCGCCGAAGTCGCCGCCGCCATCGGTGAGATCCGAGGGCGACTGGCCGTCGGTCTCATCCCGACCGTCACCGCCGTCGACCTGCCCGCCGCGCTCCGCCGATTCCGGCAACGCCACCCACCGGTGCGGATCAGTCTCAAGGTCGGTGCCAGTGAGGACCTCATCGGCGAGGTCGCCGACGGTGACCTGGACGTCGCCTTCCTGGGGCTGCCCACCACCATGCGCCCCGACGGAGTCGGTGCCCGAGAACTGGGGCGCGACCGCCTGGTCGCCGTCATGTCCCCCGAACACCCCCTCGCCGCCGAAGACACCGTCGACCTCGAACAGCTCTCCCACGAGGTTTTCGCCGACCTACCGGCAGGCACCGCCGGACGCGAACAGTCCGACCACGCGTTCGCCGCCGCCAACCTCACCCGGGACGTCGCGTTTGAGGTGACCACCCCCGAGTACATCGTCCGCCTCGTCGAACAGAACCTCGGGATCGCGATGCTGCCCAGCGCCTACGTGCCCCGACTCACCGGCCTGGTCACCGTGGCCGTCACCGACGCCGCCGCCCGCGTCGAACACGTCATCTGGGGCAACCATCGCAGCCCGGCCGCGACGGCGTTCCTGGCCGAACTCGACGCACCCGACCACCACGACTGACCCGACGTCACTCCGCGACCTCCACGGTGGTGGCCCCGGTCACCGCCACATCGGCCTGCCCCGAGGTCGCCGACGCCAACCACTCACCGAAGGCATCCGCATCGGATACCGCCACGTCCAACTCGATGCCCTCGCCGTACCGAATCGCCACCAGCTGGTCGTCGCCCCGCCGCAGTTCGGCCTCCAGGCCCCCGCCGTGCTGGTAATCCACTCGCACCGTCACCACCGTCAAT
Proteins encoded:
- a CDS encoding SDR family oxidoreductase; the encoded protein is MAPRNLLITGATGTVSGALLDQLSGRGIRLRALVRDPAKAEPLQRRGVDAVVADLGDPRSLPAAFDGVDDLWLLTPNDPRSPEHSMNAIWAARQSGVERVVRLSAVGAAVDAPTRSGRLHALSDHELEVSGLRWTILRPHWFMQNLFNEAGDIAEHGVVRLNLADGRVGMIDARDIAECAAAVLLDETSRHDGRIYTPTGPRSLSLREVAEAAEGELRRPVRYEPVGDADVERRLSGFGVPDWTVGMVTEYARAYASGWGDFITGDVEEITGRPARGVERFIADHREAFVR
- a CDS encoding EamA family transporter, producing MTIPTGTDSAVRLWGFTGLAAIAPISWGTTYLVTTEMLPADIPLLSGTIRVLPAGLLLLLLTRSLPTGVWWWRSIVLGTLNIGAFNVLLFVAAYRLPGGVAATLGAVQPLLVVGIAFLLLAERPSWWRVGWGAAGVVGVGLIVLNGSAVFDPIGIAAGLLGTTLMATGIVLTKRWGRPPGVGVPTFTGWQLTGGGLIIAPVALAVEGLPPALDATAVAGYAWLAVIGTAVAYSLWFQGIGRLPVGALSFLPLLSPVVATVLGWAVLGQSLTLSQGVGFALALTSIAAAQFTVSARPKRPLDHSASQESRQTIGTS
- a CDS encoding LysR family transcriptional regulator, which translates into the protein MELHQMRYVLAVAELRNFTRAAERCHVVQSALSHQIARLERELGTRLFERTSRRVRLTPAGEAFLPAARQCLDAAERAAAEVAAAIGEIRGRLAVGLIPTVTAVDLPAALRRFRQRHPPVRISLKVGASEDLIGEVADGDLDVAFLGLPTTMRPDGVGARELGRDRLVAVMSPEHPLAAEDTVDLEQLSHEVFADLPAGTAGREQSDHAFAAANLTRDVAFEVTTPEYIVRLVEQNLGIAMLPSAYVPRLTGLVTVAVTDAAARVEHVIWGNHRSPAATAFLAELDAPDHHD